A genomic stretch from Anaerolinea thermophila UNI-1 includes:
- a CDS encoding PrsW family glutamic-type intramembrane protease — protein MNDSQPAFPIRVAFQLLLSLLGLGSAWLIGLLLLGMGALGYFSGSALFHTSAEPLLALGWAFLLLGLVALPSLWAAGLRLWGKEPAPLRLNLVSASLALLLVPLIIVVGAGVLQADGVLRLFMPFFQIAVVVIPALWLVAYLTRPAQPVRAGRFWGAMNVGVFFVTPLILLVEGMLMVLMLIGVIAFLSSRPEMMQYLADLSSRLLHAAGDPEMILRIYRPILRQPLVLFGIAAIFTVFVPLIEEALKPLAVWLLAGDRLTPAEGFWLGGVCGAGFALVESLFSVIGADATSWMTLAVGRIGTTTLHITTAALMGGALAQAWQSRRYERLGLMYLLVVGLHGLWNLLALTSGLARVLEPSQPLRDILSLADRLSPFALLVLALALFWLLAIERTAVNRAGAVMPAPVLNDSVESKES, from the coding sequence ATGAACGACTCTCAGCCCGCCTTTCCCATCCGCGTAGCGTTCCAACTCCTGTTGAGTCTGCTGGGGCTTGGCTCTGCCTGGCTCATCGGGTTGCTGTTGTTAGGGATGGGCGCGTTGGGATATTTTTCGGGCAGTGCGCTCTTTCATACTTCGGCTGAGCCGTTGCTGGCGCTGGGCTGGGCATTTCTCCTGCTGGGGCTGGTGGCTCTCCCCTCGCTGTGGGCGGCAGGATTGCGCCTGTGGGGTAAAGAGCCCGCGCCTCTGCGCCTGAACCTGGTTTCGGCGTCGCTGGCGCTCCTGCTGGTGCCGCTCATCATCGTGGTGGGGGCGGGCGTCCTGCAAGCCGACGGTGTTCTGCGCCTGTTCATGCCTTTCTTTCAGATTGCCGTGGTGGTCATCCCGGCGCTGTGGCTGGTGGCTTACCTCACCCGTCCGGCTCAGCCGGTGCGGGCGGGGCGTTTCTGGGGCGCGATGAACGTGGGCGTGTTTTTCGTTACCCCGCTCATCCTGCTGGTAGAGGGGATGCTGATGGTCTTGATGCTCATCGGCGTCATTGCCTTCCTCTCCTCCCGCCCGGAGATGATGCAGTATCTGGCGGACCTCTCTTCTCGTCTGCTTCATGCCGCGGGCGACCCGGAGATGATTTTGCGCATTTACCGCCCCATTCTGCGCCAACCGCTGGTGCTGTTCGGCATAGCGGCGATTTTCACCGTCTTTGTCCCGCTCATCGAAGAAGCCCTCAAGCCGCTGGCGGTGTGGCTGTTGGCAGGCGACCGCCTGACCCCCGCCGAAGGTTTCTGGCTGGGCGGGGTGTGCGGGGCGGGCTTTGCCCTGGTGGAGTCGCTTTTCTCGGTCATCGGCGCGGATGCGACTTCCTGGATGACCCTGGCGGTAGGGCGCATTGGCACCACCACCCTGCACATCACCACCGCCGCGCTGATGGGCGGCGCGCTGGCGCAAGCCTGGCAATCCCGCAGGTACGAGCGTTTGGGGCTCATGTATCTGCTGGTGGTGGGGTTACACGGGTTGTGGAACCTGCTGGCGCTGACCAGCGGGCTTGCCCGTGTGCTGGAGCCTTCTCAGCCGCTCAGAGATATCCTCTCTCTGGCAGACCGTCTTTCCCCCTTTGCTCTGCTGGTACTGGCGCTGGCGCTCTTCTGGCTTCTTGCCATTGAGCGCA